ACCAGTACGGCGTAAGTATGGAGGACCCAATGGCCGCCAGCGAGGAAATGGCGCGTATGATGAACGTAATGGCGGCAGCAGGTCAGGCAGGATCCGCAGAGCTTCCGGCAATAAGTGCGGCCCTCCAGCAGTGCGGTATGGCAGCAAAAGCGGCTAACGTCAGCTTTGAGGAAACAAACGCCGCAATACAGGTGCTTGACAAAGCCGGTAAAAAAGCGAGTGAAGGTGGTGTTGCACTCCGTAACGTGTTGGGTCAGCTCAGCAAAGGGCGATTTGTTGAAAAGCAGGCACGCGAGGAACTGGAAAAGGCAGGTATTGACGTTGTGGCATTAGGCGACAACTCCAAGAGCCTAAAAGAGCGTTTGGAAATGCTTAAACCAATGCTCAACGACTCCGCTTTGTTATCTAAATTCTTCGGGGTTGAGAACGCCAACGCCGCGCGAGCTCTTATTCAAGGCACGGATGCCCTGCGAGGTTTTACGGAAGCAGTGACCGGGACTAATAGCGCCACAGAGCAGGCGGCTATTGTTATGGATAGTTACGCCGAGCGTCAGGCACGAGTAAACCAACAATTTGAGGACTTCAAAATTACCATATTCCAAGCCACCGGCGATTTTTCGTTATGGTGCGGTGTCCTGACTTCTGCACTTGTGCCGATTGCTCAACTTGCCCCATTACTTACAGCAGGCTGGAGACTAATGCTGTTAATTAAAAATCTCAAATGGGCAAGTATGTGGAGCAGTGTTGTGGGTTGGGTTCGTGCAGCCGGCGTTAACTTCGCGCTGATGAACGGCACACTCTCAACTACCAACATGGTATCACTGGGCTTTATCGGTAATATGGGACGCGCAACAATAGGGTTAATTCGATTTGCCACCGTAGGAGTTTTTAACGCTCTGAAAGGTCTGGGCGCACTCATATTGTCACTTGTGACGAGTGGCACAGCGTCCGCCACATTCTCCGGCATTGCTTCAACAGCTTTCGGAACTTTTGCCACTACTGCCTCGGCAGCTTGTCGCGCCGTTTCGGTCGCAATTAGCAGTATTCCGATAGTTGGTTGGATAGCGGCAGCCATTGCCGCCCTCATCGCAATAGGCGTTTACTTCTGGAACACGTCGGCAAAGTTCCGCGCGGTTCTCAAAGGCACATGGGCGGCGTTCAAGGCTTGTTTTACCGGTATCGGCGAACTTGCTAAAAACACTTTTGGAGCAATCGGCGACCTGATAAAAGCAGCGTTCAATTTATCCCCCTCCGGAATAGATGCAGCCCTGAAAAAGTTAAAAGCCGGTTTCAGTGACTACGGCAAACAGGTGGGTCAGGCGTTTAATGAGGCTTACAATGCCGAAATGGCAGAGTCCGCCCAAAAAGAGGGCAAAAAGAGTCCCAAAGGAAACAAGCCAACAACCAACGGAAGCGGTGCGACGGTTCCGGGGGTGACTGTTCCGGAAGTCAACCCCACCGGCAACACTCTGAGCGGTGCGAGTGGAACAGGCGGCAAAGGATCCGGCAGTGACGGAGGCGGAAAAATAAGAAACATAACTGTAAATATTGACAAACTTGTCGAGCGCTTCGAGATACACACCGCGACTGTCGGCGAAAGTACCGAAAAGGTCAAGGCTGTTATTTTGGAGACCCTTATGGGGGCGCTAAACGACACACAATTAGCAATGTCATGAGCCTAATTCCACAACCGAGCTTAGGAGGTAAAAAATTACCTGTCAGCATAGATCTTGCAGCTATGAGCTGGGGGCAGCACATGGCTAAAAAACTTATACGCTTCAAGGAACTGGGCGGAAGTCCTGAGCGTGACGGCATAACCGTGCACGAGATTGGGCAGCCTATCACCGACCCGGAATATTGGGAGGGGCGCTGGGTACTCTGCCCCCTCAGACTGGAGCGAGAAAACGGCGTGGGGCTGACATTTGCCGATGCAGTGGCAGCAGCCAGCCGAGAACATAGGATTATAAGCACGGCTCTGACCGGTAGAGACGGCACGGTGAAAGAGTATATAAACGCCGGCGATTGGGCGGTTAATATCGTGCTGGGCTTGCAATGTGTCGAGGGTGGAGAGATAGCCGATAAATGGCCGACCAATGAGGTGCGGGAAGTTCGCAAGCTGTTGGAAGCAAATGAGGCTCTGAGAGTTCACAGCGAATTTTTAGACGCTTTGAATATCGGGCGGCTTGTGATTAGAAGTTATTCCCTCAGCCAAATGACAGAAGCCAATTATCAGGTAGTTGAAATCAGCGCGGTCAGCGATGAAGATTACGAGATATTCAGCACCGATTATGAGCAACCGAAAAAATAACAACAGCGATGAAAGGCATGTTAATTGACAGTATCACCGGCGACCTGCTGACCGAACACGGCCGCATAGCGATTGGAGACACCGAGGGGCAAACCGCCGAGGCGGTTGTCACCACCATGCGCGGAGACATTAAGGAGCACCCCCTTTTAGGCGGTGAAGCCGGCAGACTTCGCGCCGGTCAGCCCGATGTAATGTGGCCCGGTGAGGTTCGCCAGATGTTACGCGGTTGCGGGGTCGATTGTGAGCGTGTAGTAATGGAGACTGACGGAACTATCAGCATAGAACGATGAGAACGACAGCGAAAGAGAGGCAAACACTGCTTGATATTGCCCTGCAAACGGGCGGACACATTGAAACGGTGCTCGCACTGGCAGAGGCTAACGGTATGAGCATAACCGACCGGCTGGAGGATGGGAGTGTGCTGATAGTTCCGGTACCGGTGGAGGGTGGAGACACCCGAACCGTTGAACTTTACAAGGCGCACAAGGTGGAGCCGGCAACCGAAATAAGCCCGGAAGATATGGCGGCTTGCCCTTACGGCGGTATTGGCTTTATGGGCATTGAAATAGATTTTATCGTGAGTTAAACAGCATTTCTCTGCTTAGGCAGAGCGATTAAAAATCGATTAAACAGCTATTAAATGAGTAGTAAAATGGCACGCAATATTAACGAAATTAAAACAGAGATCGCACGCGAGTTTATGCGCAATGAGTCTGCGGCGGAACTGTACGGGTTTACCCCGGGCTCAGAGTTCGGCGACATATTCGGTGCGGCAAGTGTTGAAAATATTTTGCTTTATGTCTGGGCGGTCTGTGCCTGGAGCGTCGAGCGGCTTGTAAGCAGGCACAAAGCGGAGGTAACGGCGGAACTGGAGGAACTTATAGCCCACCGCCCGAAATGGTACCGCGATAAGGTGCTCCGCTTCATGGCAGGCCACGAGCTTGAACAGGACAGCGACACATACGACACTACCGGAATGACTGAGGGGGATATAGCGGCGGCGTGTGTCGTAAAACATGCGGTCGCTATGGAGAGCAAGGATGCCAGTCTGCTGACAATAAAAGTAGCCGGAGAGAGTGGCGGAGTGCGCAAACCGATAACAGCGGAACAGGAAAAGCAGCTGAAAGCCTATATAAACGAGATTAAGGATGCCGGCGTGCGCACCGCACTTGTGAATATGGAGGCGGACACATTCGACTGTACTGTGGATATCTACTACAATGCTATGCTGGATCCTGCCGTTGTTCAAACCGCATGCCGTGATGTGATCTGCGATTATATTGAGAATTTGCCTTTTAACGGCGAATATACGAATATGGCCCTCGTTGACCGCCTGCAAGAGGTAGAGGGGGTGAAAATAGTGGAGTTGCGGGGTAGCACCGCGCAGGCCGTAAACGAGAGTACAACGACACAGATTAACGCGCGTCTGACCCCCGCAGCGGGCTATTTCAGACCAGGGGCGATAACTGTAAACATGAAAGCGTATGACGAACAAGGCTGACAGAACCTATAATGTAAATATCAAGCGGCTGGCGCTGCTGACATTGCCGACGTGGCTACGGCGCC
The sequence above is drawn from the Duncaniella freteri genome and encodes:
- a CDS encoding phage tail tape measure protein, giving the protein MASVFDYIFNIGGNFTNNINGMTDATGRFTGQVEGARDRMTGLASVLGSFDYAKNIAQSIADGFNQLSSAGVTLDSQMHDLSAVAGVTGDGLKQIENFARQSAKAFGTDASVAVEGYKLLLSQLSPELGKYPEALSAMGGCIQTTSKLMSGDGVAAAQVLTTAMNQYGVSMEDPMAASEEMARMMNVMAAAGQAGSAELPAISAALQQCGMAAKAANVSFEETNAAIQVLDKAGKKASEGGVALRNVLGQLSKGRFVEKQAREELEKAGIDVVALGDNSKSLKERLEMLKPMLNDSALLSKFFGVENANAARALIQGTDALRGFTEAVTGTNSATEQAAIVMDSYAERQARVNQQFEDFKITIFQATGDFSLWCGVLTSALVPIAQLAPLLTAGWRLMLLIKNLKWASMWSSVVGWVRAAGVNFALMNGTLSTTNMVSLGFIGNMGRATIGLIRFATVGVFNALKGLGALILSLVTSGTASATFSGIASTAFGTFATTASAACRAVSVAISSIPIVGWIAAAIAALIAIGVYFWNTSAKFRAVLKGTWAAFKACFTGIGELAKNTFGAIGDLIKAAFNLSPSGIDAALKKLKAGFSDYGKQVGQAFNEAYNAEMAESAQKEGKKSPKGNKPTTNGSGATVPGVTVPEVNPTGNTLSGASGTGGKGSGSDGGGKIRNITVNIDKLVERFEIHTATVGESTEKVKAVILETLMGALNDTQLAMS
- a CDS encoding DUF6046 domain-containing protein — translated: MSLIPQPSLGGKKLPVSIDLAAMSWGQHMAKKLIRFKELGGSPERDGITVHEIGQPITDPEYWEGRWVLCPLRLERENGVGLTFADAVAAASREHRIISTALTGRDGTVKEYINAGDWAVNIVLGLQCVEGGEIADKWPTNEVREVRKLLEANEALRVHSEFLDALNIGRLVIRSYSLSQMTEANYQVVEISAVSDEDYEIFSTDYEQPKK
- a CDS encoding LysM peptidoglycan-binding domain-containing protein, with product MRTTAKERQTLLDIALQTGGHIETVLALAEANGMSITDRLEDGSVLIVPVPVEGGDTRTVELYKAHKVEPATEISPEDMAACPYGGIGFMGIEIDFIVS